The sequence below is a genomic window from Gemmatimonadota bacterium.
CAGGCCCCGACCGCCGCCTGCATCGAACGAACCCCCTCGGCGGAGGTGTGGAGATCTTTCCTCTCTTGGTCCGTCAGGCTGACCTCGATGATCTGCTCGAGGCCGTTCTTCCCGAGCTTGCAGGGCACGCCGCAGAACACATCCTTGAGACCGTACTCCCCGGTCAGCCAGACGGCGCAGGGCAGGATCCGCTTTTTGTCGAGGACGATGGCTTCGACCATCTGCACGGCCGCCGCGCTCGGGGCGTAATAGGCCGAGCCGGTCTTCAGGTGCGCCACGATCTCAGCGCCACCGTTCCGGGTCCGGGTCACGATTGCGGCCAACTTGTCCTCGGCCAGAAGCTGCCGAACCGGAATCCCGGACACCGTGGTATAGGACACCAGCGGCACCATGGTGTCGCCGTGGCCGCCTAACACCATGGCTTGAATGTCTTCGACCGACACGTCCATGGCTTCGGCCAGGAACATCCGGTACCGGGCGGTATCGAGCACGCCGGCCATCCCAATGACCCGTTCGCGGGGGAATCCGCTGGCTTTCATGGCCACGTAGCACATTACGTCGAGCGGATTGGAGACGACGATGATGATCGAGTTCGGGGCAACCCGGGCAATTTCCTTGGAGACGGCCGAGACGATGCCGGCGTTGGTCTTGACCAGGTCATCCCGGCTCATGCCGGGCTTTCGGGCAATTCCGGCGGTGACGACGAAGATCTCGGAGCCGGCCGCGAGGTCGTAGCTGTTGGTGCCGACGATCCGGGTGTCGTAGCCCTCGATCGGCCCGGACTGCCATTGATCGAGACCCTTGCCCTGGGGCACGCCCTCGACGACGTCGACCATGACGACGGTGCGGGCCAAATTGTTCTCGGCGAGGCGTTGGGCAGCCGTTGCGCCGACATTGCCGGCCCCGACGACAGTGATCTTGTTGAGCATAGGAGGGGTAATCGGTCGAAAAGGGTAACGGTTGAATGCGAAAACGCCCGCCCGGATGACCGACCGGGACGAGGGAAAATCTAGCGATACCAGCCGGTTAGGCCAAGCTAGTGGCGATCGGCTTCGGCGGTGGCGTCGAGGTTGAAGCGCGGGACCTGGGCTAGGAACCGAGTGCCATCATCGCGGAGGAACTCGTAGTGGCCTTCCATGAATCCTGAAGGACTCTTGAGAATGCAGTAACTCTGGTATTCGTAGGTCCGGCCCGGCTCGATCCGGGGCTGCTCGCCGACGACCCCGTCGCCGTTGACTTCGTGGTCCTCGCCGAGTCCGACGGAGTCGTGGATCCGCCAGAGCCGGGTGAGCAGCTTGGCGGGGACGACCCCGACGTTTTCAATCCGGATCGAATAGGCAAAGACGAAATGGCCCAGCGACGGGCGGGACTGCCCGGGCAGGAACGTGGGTCGCACGGTGATGCGAATCCCGTCGGTCAGGCGATAGTAGAACGGGGGCATGGTCGCTTTGGCGGAGTCCGGTGGCCGATCATGACGAGCGCAACGTACGCCAGTCGGGGCCGATTCACCAACCCCCTGCCCCGCGGCCCGAACTTGGTAAGGACCTCCCGGTCGGGATCTACCTGTCCGCGGGCGTGCTCGAGGCGGGTGACCCTGATCTCGAGGGTATCGGGAAA
It includes:
- the apaG gene encoding Co2+/Mg2+ efflux protein ApaG, with protein sequence MPPFYYRLTDGIRITVRPTFLPGQSRPSLGHFVFAYSIRIENVGVVPAKLLTRLWRIHDSVGLGEDHEVNGDGVVGEQPRIEPGRTYEYQSYCILKSPSGFMEGHYEFLRDDGTRFLAQVPRFNLDATAEADRH
- the mdh gene encoding malate dehydrogenase; translation: MLNKITVVGAGNVGATAAQRLAENNLARTVVMVDVVEGVPQGKGLDQWQSGPIEGYDTRIVGTNSYDLAAGSEIFVVTAGIARKPGMSRDDLVKTNAGIVSAVSKEIARVAPNSIIIVVSNPLDVMCYVAMKASGFPRERVIGMAGVLDTARYRMFLAEAMDVSVEDIQAMVLGGHGDTMVPLVSYTTVSGIPVRQLLAEDKLAAIVTRTRNGGAEIVAHLKTGSAYYAPSAAAVQMVEAIVLDKKRILPCAVWLTGEYGLKDVFCGVPCKLGKNGLEQIIEVSLTDQERKDLHTSAEGVRSMQAAVGA